Genomic DNA from Novosphingobium sp. TH158:
GCCAAGTCGCTCGCCTTTGGCGTCCCCATGGTTCCCGCCGTGCTGATGGGGATTATCACCGGCTGCGTCGGCGGGGTTATCCGCGACGTGCTTGCCGGGCGCCCCTCGATCCTGATGCGGCCGGAACTCTACGTGACGGCGGCAGCGCTCTCCGCAACGCTGGCAGCGGCGATATCCTCGCTCGATCGCCATTTCGCCTGGTCCGTGGCCATGGCCGCAGGCTTTACCCTGCGCGGGGCGGCAATCCGCAAAAAACTGGCGCTGCCCGCCTATGGCAGCAGGCAGCGCCATCGAGGGACGGACTGATCAGTTGCGCAGGGGTTGCGCGGTTTCGACCGAGAACCCGCGAATACGGCCGGATCCATCGACCGAGCAATTCCACGGCGAGCCGTTGCTGGTGCGCCCTTCGACGCGCCAGCCTTCGCCATCCCGGTTGACGGCATCGACGGTATCGACCCTGCTGGTGCCACGCTCCACCTCGGCAACACAGCCGTCCACTGCGCTGTCCAGAGAGCGCGAACGGCCCCAGTCCTGAGGGGTATCTTCGCGCCGGTCGTCACCATAACGCCAGCCATCGTCATCGCGGCGGTCGCGATCATCACGCTCGCGCTCACGCTTGTCCTTGCTGCTCTTGCTGGCGGCAGAAGCGATCGCGGCGATCGTGCCGATCACCAGCACGCCGGCCAGAACATCGCCGGCACTGACGCCATCATCGTGACGATAACGGCGACCCCAGCCTTCGTTCCAGCCACGACCCCAACCACCCCAGCCGCGATTCTGTGCGACATCGGCGGGCAGGCTGCCAGCCGCTGGTGTACCGTGGCGGGCGTGATGCACAGGCGCGGCGGCAAAGGCCGGCGTCGCCATCATGGTGAAGGCCGCCAGCGTAGCGGCGATAGTGCCGAAAGACCGGTTGTTCATGGGCATTCCCCTAAATCGCGCGCATTGGCCTCAGCCCCGCACCTTGCGGAACCCGATCCGGCTTGCGCGCGAACCTGACTTGCGGGCTAGGGTCAGCCGGCTTTCACGCGGCTGAACGCCGATGAGGTCAGCTCTTGTCTTCGACCGGAGCGCCGGGGCCGTTCTTCTTCATGGATTCGATTGCGTTCTGCGCGCTGGCCTTGCTGGCATAGCCTTCGGTCCAGAACATCGTTTCATTGTTGTAGCAGAAGTAGGCGACGAACTCGCCGGCCTTGTTCTTGCGGATTTCGAAGCGGTGAGCCATGGTTTGCGTCCCTTTCCGGCTGGTTTTCCCGGCAATGAGATTAGCGCACAAACCACGGTTTTCTAGCGGAATCTTCCCGGCGAATAAGGCTGGGGGTCAACCGGACTGTTGCCGCTCCCGGTGATCAGGGAAGCCGCCAGCGCAGCCGCCGCCGGGGCCGTCTGGATGCCGAAACCGCCCTGTCCTGCGAACCAGAAGAAGCGCGGCTGCTGCTTGTCGAAGCCATAGACCGGCAGGCGATCGGGCGCGAAAGTGCGCAGCCCGGCCCACTTGTGCTCCACCCGTTCCACATTCCAGTTTACAACGTTTTGCATCCGCTCGATCGCTTCGGCAACCGCCAGCTCCTCCGGCGCAGCATCGCAAGGGGCGCTGGGCACTTCGTCATGCGGAGAGAGCCAAAGACGGCCAGCCTCGGGCTTGAAATAGAACTTCTCGTCAAGGTCCAGCACCAGGGGCAGGTCAACCGGCGGTTCGGGTGCGGTACGCAGCTGTGCGATGGTCCGGCGGAACGGGGTGAAGCCCAGCGGGCCAACACCCGCCAGTTGCGCCACGCCATCGGCCCAGGCCCCCGCTGCGTTGACCAGCAGGCCGGCACGCAACTCGCGGCCGTCCTCGCAGGCCACAAGCCAGCCATCGCCATCCGGCGCGGCATTTGCCAGCCGGGCCCGCGTCCACAGTTCGGCCCCCGCGCGGCGGGTGGCCGCCAGGTAATCCTGGTGCAGGCGGGCCACGTCGATATCGCTGCAATCGGGCTCAAGCGCGCCGACCGACCATTCGGGCAAGAGGCCGGGCAAGCGCGCCTCAAGTCCGGCCCGATCGAGCCGCTCGACGGCTACTCCAAGCCCCGCGAATTCGTCGGCGAAGGTATCGAGCCGCGCTTCGGCACCCTTGCGGGCAATGGTCAGCGCCCCGCGCTCATGTAGGTAACCGCCCGAGCGCAGGGCATCGCCGGAGGCCGCAGTCAGCGGGTAGACCCCTGGGCCGCCATAGCTCTCGGTCCAGAACGCGGCCGAACGGCCGGTGGCGTGATAGCCCGGCTGGCCCTCGGCCTCGATCAGCACAATGCGGCTGCCGCTGTCCGCCAGCGCGGCGGCAAGGCTTGCACCGGCCATTCCGGCGCCGACAATGGCAATATCGAACCGGGGAATCATTTGCGCGCTAGTTCCGCTTCGGGGCCTTGCGGTCAAGGAAATCGTCGATGGCCGCAAGCGCGCGGTCTCGCACGCCATCTGCCTCGCGCAGGATTTCGTGGCGGGCCTCCTTGCCGAACATCAGCATTTCGCAGGCGGGAAGCCGCCGGGCGGCGAGGCGGATGGCATCGGCGCTGACGAGCTTGTCCTCCGAAGTGGCGACGATGAACACCGGGGTCCCGACCGCTTCAAGCCGGCCGGCTGCGAACATCAGGCGGGCAGAGGCATAGGCCCGCTCGACCCAGCCCCATGAGCCCGGCCCCATCACCAGTTCGGGGCGCTGTTCGCGCCAGACCATCTCATCCTCATAGCGGCGGGCATCGTGGGTGAGCAGCACGTCCCGCCCTTCCGGTACCTGTCCCGGCTTCTCGCTCCACTTCCATGCAGGCCGGCGGCGATCGCCCAGCGCGCACATCAAGCGCGCGGCGACGTGAAGCACGGGCAAAGGCAAGCCATAGGTGTGGAAGCCCAGCATCGGGGCAGAAAGCACCATGGCATCGGGATCGACCCTTCGTTCCACCAGCGCGCGCAGCACGATATGCCCGCCCATCGAATGCGCGGCGAGCACGTGCGGACCGGGCGTGGAGGCTTTCCAGTCCTCCCACAGGGCGGCAAGGTCATCCACCCACTGAACGAAATCGCCGACGTGGCCGGTCACGGCATCGGAACCGAGCCGGCCCGAACCGGCCTGCCCGCGCCAGTCCGCACTGGTTACCCGCCAGCCACGGGAATTCCAGTAGGCCAGGGCCTCAAGGTACTTCTCGTAAAAGTCGCCACGGCCAGGCAGGAAGAGGATCGAGCCCCGGCACGGCTGCGGTGCCGGCCAGTCGATCCGGCGGATCGCGTGGCCATCTGGCGCAATCCAGCGGGATTCCGTGGCTCCGGCGGGGATTGTGCGTCCGTCGAATGGTTGCCGGGATGCTTCGCTCACCTCGTATGCATCCCTAATTCCAGCCTCAGCGCTCTGGTTACTATTTGGTAATCACTGACGTCTAGACCCGCCGATTGAACACAGGGGTTCAAATTCCGGGGGGCGTGCCTTGCGCAGCGAAATCCTTTCCTATGGGCTGATTGGCGCCTTGGCAATCGCGCTGCTGGTTGCTGCCTTCACCGACATCAAGCGCCGCCAGATCGATAACTGGCTGAACGCCGCAGTGGCCCTTGCTGCCCCGCTCTACTGGTGGGCAAGCGGGCTTTCGCTGTGGCCGGGCGTAGGCATCCAGCTGGGCCTGGCACTGGCTACGTTCGTTCTCACTGCCGGCCTCTTCGCCATGCGGATGATGGGCGGCGGCGATGTCAAGCTGCTGACCGCGCTGGCCCTCTGGGTGCTGCCTTCGCACTTCCTGTTCCTCGTGATCGTCATGGCGCTGCTCGGCGGCGTGCTGACCATCATGATCGCCGCCTGGCGGATGGCCCTGCGCAAGCAGGGCAAGGCCGCCATCCCTTACGGCATCGCGATTGCGAGCGCCGGCCTGCTCACCCTCGTGGACAAGAGCCTGCCGATGCTGGCGGCGCATCCGGCAGGGTGAACCTGTTTTTAACCAATTGGAACCATTCTTAGGAACGTATCCGGGAATTCCCAAGGGGGCCTTGAAAAGCCATGGACAAGAAGAAACTCCTGCTGCTGGTTGGCGCACTGGTCATCGCGATCGGTACGGCGCTGGCCGCCCGTAGCCTGTTCGCCGGCGCATCCGCGCCCAAGGCGGAAGCCGCCCAGCAGGCGGTGCCGCAAGGCCCCAAGGTGCTCGTCGCCCAGCGGGCGCTGCCGGTCGGCACGATCATCACGGCCGATTCGATCAGCTTCCAGCTGTGGCCCAAGGACATGGTCCAGGATGCCTATTTCGTCGAAGGCGAGGCGGACATGGCCAAGCTGCTCGGCACGGTGGTGCGTTATCCGGTCACGGCCGGCCAGCCGGTCACCCAGGGCGCTCTGGTCAAGCCGGGCGACCGCGGCTTCCTCGCTGCGGCTCTCGGGCCGGGCATGCGCGCCATCACGATCAACGTTTCGGCCCGTACTGGCGTTGCCGGCTTCATCTTCCCGGGCGACCACATCGACCTGATGCTCACCCAGACGGTGCGCGGCGATGGCGGTGAAGGCCAGGCGCTGAAGGCCACCGAAACGATCCTCAAGAACCTGCGCGTGCTCGCCACCGACCAGGCCACCGACAGCGAAGTTGTCGACGGCAAGACCGTGGTTCGTGAATTCCGCACCGTCACGCTCGAAGTGACGCCCAAGATCGCCGAAAAGATCGCCGTTGCCGAAACCATCGGCACGCTGAGCCTGGCGCTGCGCTCGATCGCCGACAACCAGGCCGAGCTGGAACGCCTCGTCGCCAGCGGCGCGGTCAAGGTGCCCACCGGCGCCAGCAAGGAAGAGGAAGAACGCATCCTCACCGCCGCGATGAACCGCCCCGACGAAAGCAAGGGTTCGTTCTCGACCGGTGGCGACGTCTCGCGCTTCCAGCGTTCGTCGATGCCGACCAGCCGCGCCGACATGGCCAAGCAGATCGTCACCGCCGCAGTCAACGCTGCCGGACCGCGCAATGCGGCTGCAGGCAACCCCTTCGTCAAGGTCGGCCCGGTTGTCCGTGTCACCCGCGGCAAGGTGACCACCGAAGAAGAGGTCGGGAAGTAAGCCATGACCAGCAACGCAATCCGCAAATCCGCCGCGCTTTCGAGGGGCAAGACCATGAAACGCCTGTTCATCACCCTGCTGACTGCCACCTGCGTCTCGGTACCGCTGGCCTTCGCGCCCGCCGGCACCGTCCAGGCCCAGTCGGTGACCCGCGCGGCTCAGGATGTCGCACTCTCCATCGGTCGTGGCCAGCTGATCAACGTTCCCGGTCGCATGGCAGACGTTTTCGTCGCCGATGACAAGGTCGCCGATGTTCAGGTGAAGTCGCCCAACCAGCTCTATGTTTTCGGCAAGGGCGGCGGCACCACCACGGTCTATGCCAGCAACTCCGCGGGCCAGATCGTCTGGTCGGCCAATGTCCGGGTCAGCTCGAACCTCGACTCGGTGGACCAGATGCTCCACCTCGCCATGCCGGACGCCAAGATCGGCGTTTCCACGCTGGGCACGAACACGGTCCTGCTGACCGGCACGGTTGCTGCGCCCGAGGATGCGGCCGAGGCCAAGCGCCTGGTCGAAGCCTTCATGGGCAAGGAATCGAACGTCATCACCCGCCTGAAGACGGCCACTCCGCTTCAGGTCAACCTGCAGGTCCGCTTTGCCGAAGTCAGCCGCTCGCTGGTTCGCGCAATCGGCGGCAACCTGCTCTCGAACGACAGCACCAGCGGCTTCAAGTTCGGCGTGGCCAGCGGTCGCGGCAATGCGATCGAGATCACCCCGCCGGTGGCTGCTACGCCGACGACTCCGGGCGTGCCCGGCAAGGTGACGTTCAACGGCCTTTCCGGCAAGACGACCATCGGCGGCTTCGGCAAGTTCCTCGGCCTCGATCTTGGTGCCGCTTTCGACCTTGCAGAACGCGATGGCCTGATCACCACGCTTGCCAGCCCCAACCTGACCGCGCTTTCGGGCGAAACCGCCGACTTCCTGGCCGGTGGCGAATACCCGATCCCGATCAGTCAGGGCCTGGGCACCACGACGGTGGAATACAAGCGCTTCGGCGTCAGCCTAGCCTATACGCCGACGGTCCTTGCGAACGGTCGCATCTCGATCCGCGTCCGTCCGGAAGTGTCGGAGCTGTCGTCGGAAGGCGCCGTCACGCTTAACGGCTTCCAGATCCCCGCCCTGACGATCCGCCGCGCGGAAACCACCGTGGAACTCGGTTCGGGCCAGAGCTTCATGATCGCCGGCCTGATGAGCAA
This window encodes:
- the cpaB gene encoding Flp pilus assembly protein CpaB — protein: MDKKKLLLLVGALVIAIGTALAARSLFAGASAPKAEAAQQAVPQGPKVLVAQRALPVGTIITADSISFQLWPKDMVQDAYFVEGEADMAKLLGTVVRYPVTAGQPVTQGALVKPGDRGFLAAALGPGMRAITINVSARTGVAGFIFPGDHIDLMLTQTVRGDGGEGQALKATETILKNLRVLATDQATDSEVVDGKTVVREFRTVTLEVTPKIAEKIAVAETIGTLSLALRSIADNQAELERLVASGAVKVPTGASKEEEERILTAAMNRPDESKGSFSTGGDVSRFQRSSMPTSRADMAKQIVTAAVNAAGPRNAAAGNPFVKVGPVVRVTRGKVTTEEEVGK
- a CDS encoding alpha/beta hydrolase encodes the protein MSEASRQPFDGRTIPAGATESRWIAPDGHAIRRIDWPAPQPCRGSILFLPGRGDFYEKYLEALAYWNSRGWRVTSADWRGQAGSGRLGSDAVTGHVGDFVQWVDDLAALWEDWKASTPGPHVLAAHSMGGHIVLRALVERRVDPDAMVLSAPMLGFHTYGLPLPVLHVAARLMCALGDRRRPAWKWSEKPGQVPEGRDVLLTHDARRYEDEMVWREQRPELVMGPGSWGWVERAYASARLMFAAGRLEAVGTPVFIVATSEDKLVSADAIRLAARRLPACEMLMFGKEARHEILREADGVRDRALAAIDDFLDRKAPKRN
- a CDS encoding prepilin peptidase; translated protein: MRSEILSYGLIGALAIALLVAAFTDIKRRQIDNWLNAAVALAAPLYWWASGLSLWPGVGIQLGLALATFVLTAGLFAMRMMGGGDVKLLTALALWVLPSHFLFLVIVMALLGGVLTIMIAAWRMALRKQGKAAIPYGIAIASAGLLTLVDKSLPMLAAHPAG
- a CDS encoding FAD-binding oxidoreductase, producing the protein MIPRFDIAIVGAGMAGASLAAALADSGSRIVLIEAEGQPGYHATGRSAAFWTESYGGPGVYPLTAASGDALRSGGYLHERGALTIARKGAEARLDTFADEFAGLGVAVERLDRAGLEARLPGLLPEWSVGALEPDCSDIDVARLHQDYLAATRRAGAELWTRARLANAAPDGDGWLVACEDGRELRAGLLVNAAGAWADGVAQLAGVGPLGFTPFRRTIAQLRTAPEPPVDLPLVLDLDEKFYFKPEAGRLWLSPHDEVPSAPCDAAPEELAVAEAIERMQNVVNWNVERVEHKWAGLRTFAPDRLPVYGFDKQQPRFFWFAGQGGFGIQTAPAAAALAASLITGSGNSPVDPQPYSPGRFR
- a CDS encoding DUF1508 domain-containing protein codes for the protein MAHRFEIRKNKAGEFVAYFCYNNETMFWTEGYASKASAQNAIESMKKNGPGAPVEDKS
- a CDS encoding type II and III secretion system protein family protein; this encodes MTSNAIRKSAALSRGKTMKRLFITLLTATCVSVPLAFAPAGTVQAQSVTRAAQDVALSIGRGQLINVPGRMADVFVADDKVADVQVKSPNQLYVFGKGGGTTTVYASNSAGQIVWSANVRVSSNLDSVDQMLHLAMPDAKIGVSTLGTNTVLLTGTVAAPEDAAEAKRLVEAFMGKESNVITRLKTATPLQVNLQVRFAEVSRSLVRAIGGNLLSNDSTSGFKFGVASGRGNAIEITPPVAATPTTPGVPGKVTFNGLSGKTTIGGFGKFLGLDLGAAFDLAERDGLITTLASPNLTALSGETADFLAGGEYPIPISQGLGTTTVEYKRFGVSLAYTPTVLANGRISIRVRPEVSELSSEGAVTLNGFQIPALTIRRAETTVELGSGQSFMIAGLMSNNAQSTIDKAPGVGDIPILGSLFRSNEFRKGQSELVIVVTPYLVNPVNANEIKLPTDGFQAANLGQQIFGNIQSDGKTGGDRPKPTTVPDANVAPKVGELLEPETPAKPAKKGKPKTAAAGDETRPGFSLN